The segment gggcacttgccttgcacgcagctgaccggggttcgatccccggcaccccttaggGACCCCTGAGTcacaggagtcagccttgagcacagctggatgtgactcaaaatctAAAGGAGAAAGaagccaaagtgtgtgtgtgtatgtgtgtgtgtgtgtgcatgcacgtgcacagtgtgtgtatgtgtgtggggggggttgtggAGGTGGAGCAAGGCAGAGTGTCACAAATTGGCCTGgggccagaactatagtacagtggggaggactcttaccttgcacatggctgacccgggttcaatcctcggcaccccatagagtccctggagcacctctaggagtgacttCTAAgtataaagccaagagtaaccccctgagcgctgccaggtgtggcccccaaatagaacaATCCAGAAAGGTGGGATTCCCCAAAAGAGCTTGAGAAAGCACCTGTTGAGGTCTGTCCcaggttgggggggagggagtgtcACATGGTCCTATCTCTATTATTATTTgagtttggttgttgttgtttgctttggggacacacctggcaatgctcagggctgactcctggctctgtactcagggatcactgctggcgacTCAGGGGACCTCTGGGATaaggggaatcacacctgggtctgTCGCcctttgcaaggcaagagccctcttGCTGCAGCCGTCTTGTGCCGCCCCTCTGTCGTCAGCGAGAGCCATCTGTGTGTCTCCTTCGGGAGGAGggctgggctgaggggtgggggggaaggcctTGGCCCAGGTAGGCTCCCTAGGAACTGCCCGCGTCCCCCCTCAGGTGGTGTGTGCTGGCTCCAGCAAGGCCGTGAGGCCACATGCAGCCTGGTGCTCAAGACGGACATCAGCCGGGCCGAGTGCTGTGCTTCCGGCAACGTGGACACCGCCTGGTCCAACCTGACGCATCCCGGGAACAAGATCAGTCTCCTGGGCTTCCTGGGGTTGGTTCACTGCCTCCCCTGCAAAGGTAAGGAGGCAGGTGGTGTTAGTTATCGGATTGCCCCCGTCTGGGGGGTCCGGGGCAAGGGTGGGGACACAGGTCTCTGCCACCAGCAGCTGTGGGAAGGACCTCAGCCTCCAAGAAGGGAAAGGAATGGGGAGAAAGacctcccggggtgggggagtgtgggggagcCCTGAACCCTGCCTGGTAGAACATTTGGGCTCACACCCAATTTCCTGGATGTTTTTCCACCCAGCCTCTCTGGTTGTGGCCCCACACTCAGCGTTCCCAGCTGTCCTTATTTGCCCTCCAGTCCCTGGATTTCAGGGCTCTGGCTCCGCGTTGAGAAATGCTGCCTCCTCCTTCAGTCTAGCAGCTCCTTGAGGGCTAACTTGGTGAATGAATGGAGGAGTCAAGACATAATCTCTGCCCTGGGGGCATGGAGAGGGTGGTAGAGGaggctctccctcctcctcccagccacGACTCAATCTGCAGGCGCTCTGAGTCAGGGAGCATCAGAACATGATTCAAAGAGGCGGGCATTGGAGCTAGGGTGTTGAGGGATGTGTAGGAGTTCACCACATGGTGAAGGCATGGGGAATTTTATCCCGTGTGGGATCTGGTGTAGGTGAGCAGGTCAGTGCCCCCTGAACCCCTCTGGCTTCTGGGAGGTAATGAATGCCAAATCCACCTAGCCTGGGGTCTTGAGTTCTGGCAGCACACATCGACAAgttgtccccacccccaacacacacacacacacacacacacacacacacacacacacacacacacacacacacacacacacacacacacacacacacacacacacacacacacacacccctcatctGCTCATCTAGCCTTGGGTGGGAACTCAGCGTGCCCCCCCCCACTTCCATTCCTATTTGCACATAAGCCACCCAAGACGGTTTCCGGATGTGCTTGTGGGTGCATGTGTGGGAGTTACCCAGGTGCGGCCCACATGTCCCAGCAGGGTAATGggccagggtggggtggcggcgggggggtgggggtggggggtgggggtggggagatggcagACTAATGGGTAACACGGACAGGCTCTTAGGAACCTCTCCCTCCATGGGGGAAGTTGTCCTTTCCacccggggaaactgaggctggacaATACACTCAAGAAGCAAATCTCCGTTCAAGCAACAAaactggaggtggggggagtttCCCATCCGGATACggcttggaaatttttttttttccccacatttttCTCCACTAACAGCTGTGATGGGCCCTTGGGGAAAGCACCGGGGATgaagggggggtttgggggggctgGTTCTGATCTGAATGGACAGGGCCTGGCCCGAGTAAGACAGGGACCCCCAGGGAGCCTTGCCTTCCCCCAGCCTGCTCTGTTTTCCCACCTGAGAGAGACCCAGTGGGAAGAACTCCCAAATCTgagggctggggacagaggcagCCCCCTTCATCCCCAATGCCTTCTCCAGGGaggtcctggcaggctcgggaaaGATGCCCCAGACCCGCGCCTGGCTGGGTGGACCCCAGCAGtcccttaccccccccccccccggtcctATCCCCAGGCTGACTCAGCCTTCCCCAAAACACGCGTAAATCAGAGATGGACCTAGCCAGAGCCGGAGGCCCAGCTGCGGaccagagcagggccaggggctggaggccCGAGATTCCTGCCTGAGCCCCTCCCGCCACCAGCACGCAGAGCCCAGGCCCCGCGCAGACTCGACTCCCGGGGGTTCCGGGAATCACACCCCGACGTCTtccaccccccccagcccgcgCAATAAAAACAGATTCCGAGCAAGCTGGCcctgccaccctgcccccacccccgccccgtgcgCCCCGGACCAGACAGACCCTCGATCCAGGACGGGGGAGTGGGGGTCCTGGATTCTAAGGACGGACCGCCCCTCCCCCGCGTCCACCCTTGGAAACCGGTGGCCCACACGCGCGTCCTGTGTCCGCAGAGTCGTGCGACGGCGTGGAGTGCGGCCCGGGCAAGGCCTGCCGCATGCTGGGGGGCCGCCCCCGCTGCGAGTGCGCGCCCGACTGCGCAGGGCTCCCGTCGCGCCTGCAGGTCTGCGGCTCAGACGGCGCCACCTACCGCGACGAGTGCGAGCTGCGCGCCGCGCGCTGCCGCGGCCACCCGGACCTGCGTGTCATGTACCGGGGCCGCTGCCGCAGTACGTGGGGCGGGGTCGGAGGGCGGGGCTTGATGCAGGGGCGTGGCCGTGGGCGGGGCCATGCGCCCCAGCGTATCAGGAACCCGGGTCACAGCTGCATGCGTGGGGCGGGGGCTAGTGGGGGCGGGGCTTTGGGCGGGGCCTCCTGAACCAGCGAGTCAGGAACCAGGTTCGCTGCCAGCGTAGGGGCGGTGTCAGGTGGAAGGCGGGGACTGCGAGTGGGTGTAGTCACCTGTGCGTCTACTATTGGTTAAATCCCAGTATATGGGGCGTGGCTTCGTGGGAGGGTAAATTGAGGGACCCAGCTAGTACTAACGATGAATCGATTGCCTTTCAAGccgccaccctgggtttgatccccggcattccattcaattgtgggggctcagggctcactcttagccccgccaggagtgatccctgatcacagagctagaagtcagccctgagcccctccgggggtgaccccaaaacaaaaagaaaaagagagagagactagggTTAATGCACAGAAAACGTAAAAACAGGCCTTTGACATAAAGGCCGGACTTCCTGGCTCAGATGCGGATTGGACAAGGGCCTTCTGTAGGTGTAGGTGGGGTGGATTGAAAAGAATCTTTTGTGGGctaggaaaggaggaaaagtacactggtggttTTCTAATTGTGGGGAATTCTGGAGTTCACACGGGGTAAGAGATAAGAATGGGTGAGACTTGTGGTGCAATAGAGACTGGATTTGAGAGTGGAAAGGAATTGTGGTCTGGAGGGGCGGGGACGTGGCTGGAGCGAATTgtcggggctcagggctcagaagAGGTGGAGCTTGTGTTTAAATAGAAtgggagggactggagaggtagtac is part of the Sorex araneus isolate mSorAra2 chromosome 2, mSorAra2.pri, whole genome shotgun sequence genome and harbors:
- the FSTL3 gene encoding follistatin-related protein 3 — encoded protein: MRPGAPLWPLPWGALAWAVGFVGSVGSGDPAPGGVCWLQQGREATCSLVLKTDISRAECCASGNVDTAWSNLTHPGNKISLLGFLGLVHCLPCKESCDGVECGPGKACRMLGGRPRCECAPDCAGLPSRLQVCGSDGATYRDECELRAARCRGHPDLRVMYRGRCRKSCAQVVCQRPQSCVVDQTGSAHCVVCRSAPCPAPASPGQELCGNNNVTYLSSCHLRQATCFLGRSIGVRHPGSCAGTPEQSDNESEEEENFV